A region from the Rosa rugosa chromosome 6, drRosRugo1.1, whole genome shotgun sequence genome encodes:
- the LOC133717152 gene encoding putative invertase inhibitor isoform X1 — MTTPIFTFTFLPLFLLISSIFTPITANNLISETCKKCARNDPNLSYKFCVTSLQAAPNSHGADLRRLGLISMKLVQHNVTNTRHFIKHLLKNKKLDKFVRARLDDCLELYTDAIPTIKQAIKNYKKKHNKDANIEVSSIVDASTTCEDGFEERPGLVSPLTKRNKETFQLCIIALSIINMDDLISALEEEDTNPPRRPPNLTEPRRHLDSAITTTQQPHRLGLFHEHPSPDIGSILTGPTTPPGFSNNCRGSSLGFRSHRGAKVK; from the exons ATGACAACTCCCATATTCACCTTCACGTTCCTCcctctcttcctcctcatcTCATCAATCTTCACTCCCATAACTGCCAACAATCTCATCTCTGAAACCTGCAAGAAATGTGCTCGGAACGACCCCAACCTGAGCTACAAGTTCTGCGTGACTTCTCTCCAAGCCGCCCCAAACAGCCACGGCGCCGATCTCCGGCGACTCGGCCTCATCTCCATGAAGCTAGTCCAGCACAACGTGACCAACACAAGGCACTTCATCAAGCATCTTCTCAAGAACAAGAAGCTTGACAAGTTCGTAAGGGCGCGTTTGGATGACTGTTTGGAGCTTTACACAGACGCCATACCCACCATCAAGCAAGCCATCAAGAATTACAAAAAGAAGCACAACAAAGACGCCAATATCGAAGTGAGTTCGATCGTCGATGCCTCCACGACTTGCGAAGATGGATTCGAGGAGAGACCAGGGTTGGTTTCGCCATTAACGAAAAGGAACAAAGAGACGTTTCAGCTGTGTATTATAGCGCTTTCGATTATCAATATG GACGACCTCATCTCCGCTCTTGAGGAGGAGGACACCAACCCTCCCCGCCGGCCACCTAACTTGACAGAACCACGTCGCCATTTGGACAGCGCAATCACTACCACACAACAACCACACCGACTGGGGTTATTCCACGAACATCCATCACCGGACATTGGGTCCATTCTGACCGGTCCGACGACGCCGCCTGGTTTTTCTAACAACTGTAGAGGCAGCTCTCTAGGGTTTCGCTCTCACAGAGGAGCAAAAGTAAAGTAA
- the LOC133717152 gene encoding putative invertase inhibitor isoform X2, with translation MTTPIFTFTFLPLFLLISSIFTPITANNLISETCKKCARNDPNLSYKFCVTSLQAAPNSHGADLRRLGLISMKLVQHNVTNTRHFIKHLLKNKKLDKFVRARLDDCLELYTDAIPTIKQAIKNYKKKHNKDANIEVSSIVDASTTCEDGFEERPGLVSPLTKRNKETFQLCIIALSIINMVTQKVLFIFMGSHPFYFLKHRTTSSPLLRRRTPTLPAGHLT, from the exons ATGACAACTCCCATATTCACCTTCACGTTCCTCcctctcttcctcctcatcTCATCAATCTTCACTCCCATAACTGCCAACAATCTCATCTCTGAAACCTGCAAGAAATGTGCTCGGAACGACCCCAACCTGAGCTACAAGTTCTGCGTGACTTCTCTCCAAGCCGCCCCAAACAGCCACGGCGCCGATCTCCGGCGACTCGGCCTCATCTCCATGAAGCTAGTCCAGCACAACGTGACCAACACAAGGCACTTCATCAAGCATCTTCTCAAGAACAAGAAGCTTGACAAGTTCGTAAGGGCGCGTTTGGATGACTGTTTGGAGCTTTACACAGACGCCATACCCACCATCAAGCAAGCCATCAAGAATTACAAAAAGAAGCACAACAAAGACGCCAATATCGAAGTGAGTTCGATCGTCGATGCCTCCACGACTTGCGAAGATGGATTCGAGGAGAGACCAGGGTTGGTTTCGCCATTAACGAAAAGGAACAAAGAGACGTTTCAGCTGTGTATTATAGCGCTTTCGATTATCAATATG GTGACTCAAAAAGTGTTGTTTATCTTTATGGGTTCCCATCCATTCTATTTTTTGAAGCACAGGACGACCTCATCTCCGCTCTTGAGGAGGAGGACACCAACCCTCCCCGCCGGCCACCTAACTTGA